Proteins encoded within one genomic window of Candidatus Aminicenantes bacterium:
- the rplW gene encoding 50S ribosomal protein L23 codes for MKLEYAEMILAPLVTEKTTALKDKQRLLCFKVHRAANKIMVKKAVEELFKTKVESVRIQNYQGKEKRHGRYTGRRAAWKKAYVKLTPDAKMIEYIEVI; via the coding sequence ATGAAGCTGGAATACGCGGAAATGATTCTGGCGCCGTTGGTGACCGAGAAAACGACGGCGTTGAAGGACAAGCAGCGGCTGTTGTGCTTCAAGGTCCACCGCGCCGCCAACAAGATCATGGTCAAGAAAGCGGTCGAGGAGCTGTTCAAAACCAAGGTGGAATCGGTGCGCATCCAAAACTACCAGGGCAAGGAAAAGCGCCATGGCCGCTACACCGGGCGCCGTGCCGCCTGGAAAAAAGCTTACGTCAAGCTGACCCCCGACGCCAAAATGATTGAATACATCGAGGTGATCTGA